In Wolinella succinogenes DSM 1740, a single genomic region encodes these proteins:
- a CDS encoding pyridoxine 5'-phosphate synthase, giving the protein MLLGVNIDHIATLREARKINEPDPLEAVFLAKRAGAFQITIHLREDRRHIHDYDVERIVESSFLPVNVECSTDKQIVDLLCELRPHRITLVPEKREEVTTEGGLDLLGRFEILKSRIAQFRENDIAVSLFVDPDITSIELSKELGADMVELHTGTFANLHLMLRSNLPKTPHAIPALEMDRRSLSLAYRESLLTLQKAAQKANTLGIEVAAGHGLNYQNVSEIVKIPEIIELNIGHSLIARSIFTGFEAAVREMVELLGRGD; this is encoded by the coding sequence ATGCTTTTGGGTGTGAATATCGATCATATTGCTACGCTTAGAGAGGCGCGCAAAATCAATGAGCCCGACCCTCTAGAGGCGGTTTTTTTGGCCAAGAGGGCGGGAGCCTTCCAGATCACGATTCATCTAAGAGAGGATCGACGCCATATCCACGACTATGATGTGGAGCGGATCGTGGAATCCTCGTTTTTGCCCGTGAACGTGGAGTGCTCCACGGATAAACAGATTGTTGATCTGCTCTGTGAGCTAAGACCCCATCGGATCACTTTGGTGCCAGAGAAGCGCGAAGAGGTGACCACGGAGGGGGGGCTTGATCTTTTGGGGCGCTTTGAGATTTTGAAGTCTAGAATTGCCCAGTTTAGAGAGAATGATATTGCGGTATCCCTCTTTGTTGACCCCGACATCACCTCTATCGAGCTCTCCAAGGAGCTAGGGGCGGATATGGTGGAACTTCACACGGGCACTTTTGCAAATCTTCATCTTATGCTAAGAAGCAACCTCCCTAAAACCCCTCACGCCATCCCCGCTCTAGAGATGGATCGCCGTTCTTTGAGTCTCGCCTATCGCGAAAGCCTCCTAACCCTTCAAAAGGCAGCGCAAAAGGCCAATACCCTTGGAATCGAAGTGGCAGCAGGGCATGGACTCAACTATCAAAATGTGAGCGAGATTGTGAAGATTCCCGAAATCATCGAACTCAATATCGGTCATAGTCTCATTGCACGCTCCATCTTTACGGGATTTGAGGCGGCGGTGAGGGAGATGGTGGAGCTGCTTGGGAGAGGCGATTGA
- the pdxA gene encoding 4-hydroxythreonine-4-phosphate dehydrogenase encodes MKIFVSIGDPNGIGLEIALRSHSGVKDWGEIIYGVDERVLFEASQRLGIEVPQDMECDPLGLESPIAPGVISKEAGRYSFESFKKGVERAKKGEVQAIVTLPVHKKAWSLAGIPYAGHTEALREMMGEEAIMMMGKEGFFIALYTDHLPLSEVPQRVHERGVEGFLRRLSHALPAMKACGVLGLNPHAGDQGVLGKEEEGIKRAIERANQALGRELFFGPLVPDVAFIPSWRAKFDHYVAMYHDQGLIALKILYFEESINLSLGLPFVRTSVDHGTAFDIAYRGGNPSLLSYQNAIKMALKLGSDKR; translated from the coding sequence TTGAAAATCTTCGTCTCCATCGGCGACCCCAATGGGATTGGCCTAGAGATTGCTCTTAGATCTCACTCTGGGGTGAAAGATTGGGGTGAGATCATCTATGGAGTGGATGAGAGGGTGCTATTTGAGGCGAGCCAAAGGCTTGGGATTGAGGTTCCTCAAGATATGGAGTGCGATCCTTTGGGGCTAGAATCTCCCATTGCACCAGGCGTGATCTCCAAAGAGGCAGGACGCTACTCTTTTGAGAGCTTTAAAAAGGGCGTGGAGCGCGCCAAAAAAGGAGAGGTGCAGGCAATCGTGACTTTGCCTGTGCATAAAAAGGCGTGGAGTCTAGCGGGAATTCCTTATGCAGGTCACACCGAGGCACTTCGGGAGATGATGGGGGAAGAGGCGATCATGATGATGGGCAAAGAGGGTTTTTTCATTGCGCTCTACACCGATCATCTCCCCCTCTCTGAGGTGCCCCAAAGAGTACATGAGAGAGGGGTGGAGGGGTTTTTGCGCCGGCTCTCTCATGCGCTTCCCGCCATGAAGGCGTGCGGAGTGCTGGGGCTCAATCCTCATGCGGGTGACCAAGGGGTTTTGGGCAAAGAGGAGGAGGGAATCAAAAGAGCCATAGAGAGGGCTAATCAAGCCTTAGGGCGTGAGCTCTTTTTTGGACCTTTGGTGCCTGATGTCGCCTTTATCCCTTCTTGGCGCGCTAAATTTGATCACTATGTGGCGATGTATCATGATCAGGGGCTCATTGCGCTGAAGATTCTCTATTTTGAAGAGAGTATCAATCTCTCTTTGGGGCTTCCCTTTGTCCGTACTTCAGTGGATCATGGAACGGCCTTTGATATCGCCTATAGAGGGGGGAATCCAAGCCTGCTTAGTTATCAAAACGCTATAAAAATGGCCCTTAAGCTTGGAAGTGACAAAAGATAG